From the genome of Phalacrocorax carbo chromosome 5, bPhaCar2.1, whole genome shotgun sequence:
CAGCTCAAAGCTCTTCAACACGTGGGCCTGGTATGGCGTGCGTGCATCCCCCGGTCCCCGTGGCACAAGGGGAAGCTGGGATGCTGTGAGCATCCCTGTGCTGAGAGCCGGCCCCGGGGGAAGGAGGACCGTGCACCGGCAGGCTGCTGAGCCCCATCAGCCGGCCATGATGTCTCCCCGTGGGTCTGacccctctctgcctctctctcccccaggctcccagccccaggccctGCGGAGGCTGGCTGCTGGCCCCACGCCTTGCGAAGGGGACATCGAGGTCTTTCACGAGGGGCGGTGGCGGGTGCTGTGTGACAACCAGCAGCAGCGAGCCGAGTGGGGCAGGCAGCTGTGCCAGGAGCTGCGGTGTGGGAACCTCTCGTCCAGCACCGAGATCCAGGACCCCAACTTGATGGGTGTCACCTGCAGGGTCCCCACCCTGCACCTCTGCTCTGTCAGCCTCGGGACCTCCCGGACCTGCTCCCGGACCAGAGTTGTGTGTAAGCTGCCGTGCCGGGCTTGATTCCCGAGGGACCGCAGGGTACGGGCAGGGCCGCCTGCAGTACTCAGTGCCAGGCATCCCCGGCTgatgctgggagctgggatTTCCACGTGTGAACACCGGGGGAATGGGCAGAGGGTGAGAGCTcggggcaggggatggggaaagccTCGCCggggctccctgcagccctcctgGCAGGGCGGTGGGTGCTCAAGCTCCCAGCATCAGCCTCCGCCTGGGCACAAAGGGCCTCCAGTGACACCCGTTCTCTCCCCAGGCCAGGACTCGAAGCCGCGTCCCGCTGGCACGGCAGCAGGCACCATCGTGAGCATCTGCCTGGCCCTGATCCTCTTTGGCATCCTCTTGCTCATCTGCGGCCCACCTGCCTACAGGAGGCTGATGAAAAGAAGTAGGTGACAAGCTCTGGAtcctcttttctccctccccatcttcctcctcccactctGCCTCCCTCACCCCTGCCATCGCCACAAGGCAGCTCAGGGCTGGCAGCTCCACAGATCCATCCCTACCGGTTCCCCCTCATCTCCTTGGGGGGGGACGGTTTGGGGGATGCTCCCCGCAGATCCCCCCTGCCCCATTGTCCCCCAAGGCTGCCCCATGCAGCGCAGGCACGGAGaagggggtggctgggggagcggggcaCGATTTGCAGGCTGCGGTGGGGATTAGGCACCGAGCAGACACAAAAGAGCAGGCGGAGGGTctcccggggcggcggggggattACCGGGAGGGGGAGATTATTCGGGATGGCATATGGGGCTGGTGGAGggggaggcagctggaggaagcAATGCTTGGGGCAGGGGTATCAGGCAGCTCCTCGGAGAAATCCCCCTCCCACCGCCTGCCTCTGCCTTCCAGTCGCCAAAAAGAAGCAGCGCCAGTGGATCGGCCCCACGGGACTCAACCAGACGGGTGAGGAGCAGCACGGTGGTGCCCCCCACCGTGGGGCTGGGCTTGGGGCGGGTGGGACTGCTCGCCCCCAGACCGCAGCAGGCGCTGGCGGGCGGAGGTGCGAGCGGGCTTACGCCCAGCCCCGGCTCTCGCTTCCTGCCGCCGCGTTGACTCATCGGCGCGATATTAACTCAACCAGGAGACCCAAACCCCGGCTCGCGGTGCGGGAGCGGGTCCCGCTTTTACTcagcccccttcccctcccgggcggtggggtgggtgtgttgccctggccctgctgctgcagccccaaacccccccccccacctcaaTCCTGACTCCTCTCCCACCATCTTTTCCAGTCTCCTTCCACCGTAACAGCACCGTCACCCTGAGGCCGCGGACGGAGGGGCAGCGGGTGCAGAGTGGGGACAACGACTACGCTCAGCCCCCCCAGAAGAGCTCCTACCTCTCGGCTTACCCAGGTAAGCGCAGGAGGATGCCGGGAAGGGTTCCTCCGTGCTCCCTTCCCGCATGCGCCGGCGGGGATGAACCACCCGGGCAAGAGCATCACGGCAAGACTTTTGCCGCCAGCGGGCGAGGGGCTGGGGTGCATCACCCGTAACGAGCCGCATCCATTCCCCCGCAGCCCTGGAAGGCGCGTGCAGAGCTTCCAaccctccggacaactcctccGACAGCGACTACGACCTGCACTCTGCCCGCACAgtgtgacccccccccccccccgccctcacCAGAGCTGGGACCCCCTCGGGCCACCCTGGTCCCCGGCCGagccacccccccgccccacccgcCACCCAGCGCTGACCCAGGGTGGTCACGCACGTGGCAGCAAAGCTGTGCAACTGCTGAATTAGCggcttttcttgcattttttcgGCAAGCGACCTCGTTTCCTTCGTCAGCCACCTTCCCgccctgcaggcagaggtgggatGCAGCACAAGAAAGGTAAATTTTGAGCAAGCCTTTCTAGCAGAAGCCATCCCTGCCCGCGGCAGGGGATTGAACAAGAGGATCTTTGAAGGCCCTTTCCAATCCAAACCCTTCTGTGGTTCTATGCAACGATGAACCGAACGAAGCTGACTGAAGAGATGACAAATACCTGCGCTGCTCACCTTGGAAGAAAGCCTGCCctcatcccccccccccccccagagcGTGGTGGGAGACCTCCGGGGCcgcggccccccagcccctgccggGGTGGGAGCCAAACCCACCCATGCTCCTCCCTACCTGCTCGTACCGGGCACCAGGCACGCACGGCTCAGCTCTAACCCAGCCTGGCTCGGCTTCAGCTGCGCACCGGTACCCGAGCACCCTTCTGAGCAAGCTTCCTCTTGCTTTTTGAGCCTCCCTTGTGGGAGAGtgcgaggtgggggagttttTTTAAGCTATTCGTATGAGTCTAAGAGGCAGCTGGGTTGCAGCAGGGTTCATACCCGCACTGAGAGCGGAGCAGCCACGCTCACAGCCGTTTGGAGGGGATTTGACGGCTTCTCCGTCTCTCAAAAGCAGGGTAACCAcactcctcctcccacccaggCCAGGCTGAAAGCGAAATCGGCTGCTGTCTGCCAGGCGCTCCGATACCGGGGCGCCGAGCTTCGCGAGAAAGACTGAGAGACCCGCGTCGGCCGGGTCTTGGCTGTGCTTGCGTGGGACGGCGCGAGATTTGGGCAGGTGCATAAAGCGAAGCACGGATGCGAGGAGCACGGGGAGGGAAGAACTACTGAGAATCAGTCTGAGATATTTAATAAGCAATAACTGTTGTAAtaaaattggggtttttttttctagtaattacaccttgttttcttccttccgaCGCTACCGGTGCCGTTCCTTAGACTGTCAGCCTCCCAGCCGGGGAGGGAAAATGCGGGGCAGCGCCAGCACAGGGGGAGAGAAATGGTGccggaggaggggagagaggggccgAGAAGAGCCCCACACGAACGGGCCCCTTAGGAGAggtgaaaagaagaaagatgtttGAAGAAGATGGTCCAGCAAGAGGGTGAAAGGTTTTCATCGACAAAAATCAAGAGGAAGCCGGTGTAAGGACGCCAGGACATAAAAAGATCAATAGAAAGCGTGAgctggatgccccatcatttCCTAAAGCAACCACGGCCGTGACCCCGCATGTGCACTTCATCAAATTTTATTACTGTAATTAACCACAGATATGGAATTGTTTCCATCAAACCCCACAAGCATTTGCCTTGTTCTAGTCCATTAGTAATCTTTCCTTATAAATAACTTACAGGGATACAGGCAGGATTCGGGAGTATAAAGTGCTGAGCAAAGCAAATCCCGTTTCCATTAACGTGTCGCTCCCTCCGTTACTAGTGTTTCCTGAGAAGGGGGTACGTGAGGAGGGCTGGAGCCTGTGACACCCCAAATAACCGCCCTGTTCCCCCCAGGAGCTGTGGGGGGAGGCCGCCGAGCCCCAGTGTCtcagagctgggcaggaggcaCCAGTTCCCGCTCCTGTGACCCGAGGCACGCGCCCCccgaagcagcagcagaagacgTCGTGCCAGCCCACTTTACTTCAAAAGCACGGATAAAATCCAGGCGGTGAACTCTGGGGAGGTACCAAAACCTTCACGCCCTCGGTGAGACAGCGTGCAGCCAGCACGGGCTGGGAAAGGCTCCCGTGGAGGGAAACGGGCAGCAATAAAGGGGTTTTTGCTCCCCGGTGAGCTGGGAGCTCCTGAACCCGACAGAGTTGAGAACAGCCTCTGCTTTGGAGCACGCTGGGACTCACCACGCAGGCAGAGAGAGCGCTGGGGGAAGCCTGACCTCGCAGCCGGCCGGGAAGGGCTCGAGCAGAGCTGGTGTGGACGTTCTCCCTACCACAGACAGATCTCAAAGCCTGGCCCGCCCCAGGGGCGAGTTGGCTGCTTCTCCCCGCTGCGATCAGTTACGAATCACCCGCAAGCCGGGCTGGCTCTGCCTCTCACTTCCAGGAAGGTCCTTGGAAAGCAGTGAGTATTTTGTGTCAGAAAGACTGTGAGAAATTCCCACTGTGTTTTAACACCTGTGAAAAAGCTTAGAATTATGATACTACATCTGTTACCCACACGGCGAATGACAGGCACGCGCGGAGCAGCCTCTCTCGctcacccacacacacacagacgaGGGGATCCGGCGCGCGGCGGCCGTGATCGGTGCACGTTCCCCGCGTACCCCAGCCGAGCACCTACACGACTTTCTCACCAGAGCCTGGATGAGCCGATTTGGAAGTGAACGCTTCAGCCCATCGCAATCATCACAAACCCAGAGTCGCAGCCCGCGGGGGCGGCGTCAGCCCGTCCGACCCCCGGAGCCACTCCTGTCTCTCATCCTGCGTAATGCTTTCGCACCGACGGGTCGAAGAGCGACGCTCTCAGATCGCTCTTCTTCCTCAGTCCACAAAAAGAagagggagcagctgaggatgcTCCCCAGGAGTCCCGATTTAGTAGCCAGGCCAAGCAGGGTGCTGAGGGTTTGGAGGGGGGGGACACCCGAAGGGTGGGGGCGCTCCAGGAGGGTAGGGAGCTTGCGGGGCGATGGGGAAACTAGGGAGAGGGGGCTGGGTTGGGTAGGGGCACTGGggtctccctgccccagggggGAAGTAGGGAGGGTACCCGGGTCTGGGCGGCGGTGGAGAGGGGTGAGAGCCAGGGAACAGTGGGGGCTGAGGCGGGCCCCTGGATGGAGACCAGGAATAGCCCGGAGCTGCGGATGAGCCTCCCGAGGGGGGTTTGGGATACCCCGGCACCGAGTCGGCAGCCTGCGCTGGCGGGTACGCGGGGCCTGGAGGAGGCTTATAGGGAAACgtgggctggctgctgggctgagaggaAGCAACGTGTCCTACGGTGACTGGGGAGCCAGAGAaaggagcaggaaggagagCTCCGTGGGCTGTGGGGCCGGCCGGCATGTTTGGGGCTGGGCTGTAGggcaaagggaaggaaggagccCCTGAAGGGAAGGGCTGTGGCTTCGGCAGGTCTGCGGGCACAGGTACGCGAGGAGGCGGCTGCTGCTGAGAGTCCCTGCCGGGCTCCTGCGATGCTTCTGACTTCCTCAGTATCTCTTGCAGCTTTTCAACTCTGACCCGGCGCAAGTGGGACAACTTCCTCATCACGGAAAACTGCTCGAGAAATGTCTCCAGGGGCACCTCGCCCTCCAGGAACTTCTCGGCcattttctgaaagagaagGTGGCCTCAGGTTCAGCACTGCATCGCTCTACTCCTCTTCCCCAAGCCCAGCTTAGGATTTACGTGTCTGTCAGGGACACGCAGGGGACCACACATCACCACACACAAGGGCAATCCAATTTTTTGGAGCAACAACGCCAAACTACAAAGAGATGATCCCTGATTTAAGGGATCAGGCTTGGGAGTGTAACTGTGAGTCTTCCAGGACTAATCACTTGAATTGCTAATGGATTTAAGTCTTAAGCTcacctcagactcctcttcGATTTTCTGGCTTTCCACCTGCAGGAGATCCAGCAAAGTCTGAGGATGCATTGCTGCTGAAAATTTCTCTGGGAAAacaaggagagcagcagagcaaaaTGTTAAACACTAAATGGGTTAAAAATCACTagcacacagccctgctgcactCTCACAGCAGTGCCTTCCTGCCTTGGAAACTGTTGGTGCAAGGAGAAAATCTGAAGAGGAAAGAACCtagaagggcttttttttggGACAGCATCCTTGATCCGTCCGAGTCTGACCGAGAAACAGGAGCACCTGGATCTTACATGCAGCAGAGTCCCTTCTGCCACCATCCTcaagagctgctctgctcagtaCGGCCAAGGTCGGGAGAAGCAAAAGGGAAGGATGTTGCAATAACTACAGCCCACGTGCCTCCATCGGAAAGGGTGCAAGATTTGCAAACACTCACCCAGTTTTGCCTTTTGCTCTTTACACCGCTCAGCcagcttctgcagctcttcGTATCTGTTGGAGAGGTCGGTGCGCCCCATCTCCAGCGGCGCCTGGAACTTCAGGTTCTGCTCGGCCAAGCTCCGGTTGGCAGCGAGGGCCatctctctctccagctgcagctcctgaacCTGCGGAAGGAGACGCGACGGTCACCGCGAGCGAGGTGCTGACGAAGCCCAGCGCGTTCCTTGCCGGCGTCGCGCCGTCCCCACGTACCTCCTGGGACTCCAGGGCCAGGCGCTCGATCTCCTCTGCATTTTCCTGAAGCTCCTGGAGCTCCTCCACCGTCCGGTTCCTCAGGGTGTCCATCCTCCCAGAGGAGCTGCAGACTGCTAGGATGGGGAAAGGAAGTCAAATAAAGGCGAGGTTTTTCTAAAGCCAACTGCAAATAGGTACTAATCCTATTAGGGATTTAAAACCAGCTTTGCTAAACCGAAACAGCTATGCCAGAGAGGTTCCCCTGCGCTATAAAGAATCAGCGAGACTGAGGGCAgagtgagaaggaaaacagaacatttCTACTCCTTCCTGCTTTggaaactgtctttttttttttccttttcgcAGCGTATTTGGAAGGATCACTTGTGCGCGCCAGACGGTTTTGTCAAGGGAACGCCTACTCACAGCCACTCGACAGCAGGGTGACATCACCCCGCCTCTCAAACTCCAGCTGGCTCTCACTGCGCCGTCCCATTCCAGGTTCCCGTTCTGCCGAGCCCAAACCTCCCGGATCTGCTCGCATCTGACCGTGCCTGTGGTCACTGGCGGGGCTGCAGGCGCCAACCGCGCCTTCCCCGTACCGAACCACCCCTCCGGTTCCTTGGCTCCTGTCTCGTTTGATGTGTTTTCTGTCTAGGTGTTTCCCTTTCTCGCTACGTGGTGCCATTGTTTGCCTCACTTATTGCCACTACCCTTAGAAGTAACTAAGTGATGGCATTATTCACATGCGGTGGAGCCCGAGATTGTAAAAATTGGTGAAATATTACTAAAATCAGGGAAATAATGGATTTTCTGCACGACATCCATTACTTATTCCAAATAATCTAGGCTCTCTGGTAATATTTAGCAACTATTGGATGTTCATGTCACAGGTTCTAAGATGCAAGATGGAATAATGCAGGAAAGCACTAAAAACAGGTGAGGAACATGAAAGCAGAGCGTGTTTTGCCTcatttctccctccccaccgAGAGGGAAAGGGACGTACCAAACAGCCGATGGGGATTTCAGTGTCGTCCTAATCGCTCGTGGCTCTTCTACCTTTCAGCCAGGTAAAACATCCCAACGATATTGCTCTGGGAACGTTGAGTCAGTCTCTGCACGTAACACGGGATGACAAGGTAAGGCTCAGGGTTACCAAATCTCCTCACCCAGGATCCAGTTAAACCCGTCTTGAGTAATAACCATGTA
Proteins encoded in this window:
- the VPS37C gene encoding vacuolar protein sorting-associated protein 37C, with the translated sequence MDTLRNRTVEELQELQENAEEIERLALESQEVQELQLEREMALAANRSLAEQNLKFQAPLEMGRTDLSNRYEELQKLAERCKEQKAKLEKFSAAMHPQTLLDLLQVESQKIEEESEKMAEKFLEGEVPLETFLEQFSVMRKLSHLRRVRVEKLQEILRKSEASQEPGRDSQQQPPPRVPVPADLPKPQPFPSGAPSFPLPYSPAPNMPAGPTAHGALLPAPFSGSPVTVGHVASSQPSSQPTFPYKPPPGPAYPPAQAADSVPGYPKPPSGGSSAAPGYSWSPSRGPPQPPLFPGSHPSPPPPRPGYPPYFPPGAGRPQCPYPTQPPLPSFPIAPQAPYPPGAPPPFGCPPPPNPQHPAWPGY